In Enterobacter sp. 638, a single window of DNA contains:
- a CDS encoding S24 family peptidase, producing the protein MIEPMVQEEKARTEFSQRLALACDKAGLPAHGRQAEIAKRMKLTPKAVSKWFNGEAIPRRGKLQELAAIIGTSSSHLLGDSAADGISEGHLLVKDDSYRVDIFDIQASAGQGVIVRDEFIETIKSIEYSTEEARAVFGGRPADHIKMIAVNGDSMSGTFEPRDQIFVDVSIDCFDGDGIYIFVLENDLYIKRLQKQHRKLAVISDNKKYETWYIEDGDFSSLRICAKVLVSQSRAYRFHS; encoded by the coding sequence ATGATTGAACCTATGGTTCAAGAAGAAAAAGCGCGTACTGAGTTTTCCCAACGGCTAGCGCTGGCCTGTGATAAAGCTGGTTTACCTGCTCATGGTCGTCAGGCTGAAATTGCCAAACGAATGAAGCTCACGCCAAAAGCGGTAAGTAAGTGGTTCAACGGGGAAGCGATTCCGAGACGTGGGAAGCTGCAAGAGTTAGCGGCTATAATTGGTACATCTTCGTCTCACCTACTGGGCGACAGTGCAGCAGATGGAATATCTGAGGGGCATTTGTTGGTGAAGGATGATTCTTACCGAGTTGATATCTTTGATATTCAGGCGAGCGCTGGGCAAGGCGTTATTGTGCGAGATGAGTTTATCGAAACCATCAAGTCCATCGAGTACTCTACTGAGGAGGCGCGAGCTGTATTCGGAGGTCGACCGGCTGATCACATCAAAATGATTGCAGTTAACGGCGATTCAATGTCAGGGACCTTCGAGCCAAGAGATCAAATATTTGTCGATGTGAGCATCGATTGTTTCGATGGTGATGGCATTTATATTTTCGTTCTTGAAAATGATCTCTATATCAAACGGCTTCAGAAGCAACACAGAAAGCTTGCCGTGATATCAGATAATAAAAAATATGAAACGTGGTATATCGAGGATGGGGACTTCTCATCATTGCGCATTTGCGCAAAAGTTCTGGTAAGTCAATCTCGTGCCTATCGCTTTCACAGCTAA